In Paracoccus sp. TOH, a single window of DNA contains:
- a CDS encoding DMT family transporter, which yields MIPHSPLRGVILKCLSVVVFTLMGTLVKATSEDGLGVPPGQQVFFRSFFAIPVILGWLAWRGDLRTGLRTFRPIGHFYRGIIGTCAMVLSFWGLALLPFPEATTLGYAAPLMTVIFAAMFLGEEVRAFRLGMVLLGLVGVVIVLSPRLGQGTGGLQHSLGAMVALSAAACTALAMIFVRKLAQEEQTSAIVFWFSLTSTVLGLLTLPFGWVATDLQTTLTLIAIGLLGGLAQILLTLAYRFADASLIAPFEYCSMLLALAIGWYVFGEAPTLTMLAGAALVILAGILIIWRERRLGLERNRQRKAMTPQG from the coding sequence ATGATCCCTCACAGCCCGCTGCGCGGCGTCATCCTGAAATGCCTCAGCGTCGTGGTGTTCACGCTGATGGGCACACTGGTCAAGGCCACCTCCGAGGACGGCCTGGGCGTGCCGCCGGGCCAGCAGGTGTTCTTTCGCTCGTTCTTCGCCATTCCGGTGATCCTGGGCTGGCTGGCCTGGCGGGGCGACCTGCGCACCGGGCTGCGCACCTTTCGCCCGATCGGGCATTTCTATCGCGGCATCATCGGCACCTGCGCCATGGTGCTGAGCTTCTGGGGGCTGGCGCTGCTGCCCTTCCCCGAGGCCACCACACTGGGCTATGCCGCGCCGCTGATGACGGTGATCTTTGCCGCGATGTTCCTGGGCGAAGAGGTGCGGGCCTTTCGCCTGGGCATGGTGCTGCTGGGGCTGGTCGGGGTGGTGATCGTGCTGTCGCCCCGGCTGGGCCAGGGCACCGGCGGCCTGCAGCACAGCCTGGGCGCCATGGTGGCGCTGTCGGCGGCGGCCTGCACAGCGCTGGCGATGATCTTCGTGCGCAAGCTCGCGCAGGAGGAGCAGACCTCGGCCATCGTGTTCTGGTTCTCGCTGACCTCGACGGTGCTGGGACTGCTGACCCTGCCCTTCGGCTGGGTGGCGACGGATCTGCAAACCACGCTGACGCTGATCGCCATCGGCCTGCTGGGCGGGCTCGCGCAGATCCTGCTGACCTTGGCCTATCGCTTTGCCGATGCCTCGCTGATCGCGCCCTTCGAATATTGCTCGATGCTGCTGGCGCTGGCCATCGGCTGGTACGTCTTCGGCGAGGCGCCGACGCTGACCATGCTGGCCGGCGCCGCGCTGGTGATCCTGGCCGGCATCCTGATCATCTGGCGCGAGCGGCGGCTGGGTCTTGAACGCAACCGCCAGCGCAAGGCCATGACCCCGCAGGGTTGA
- the queG gene encoding tRNA epoxyqueuosine(34) reductase QueG has protein sequence MPCSTSRPTDPAEIRSRLEGQARAEGFSALGICAPDAVPGLPGRLAAFLEQGRHGQMGWMAERTHWRASPAGLWPEARSVVMLAELYTPEHDPMEVIHYKDRGAVSVYAQGKDYHDLVKKRLKRLGGWLVGLTGCEIKVFVDTAPVMEKPLAQAAGLGWQGKHTNLLSRDLGSWFFLGAIFTTLDLPRDAAERSHCGSCRACLDACPTGAFPAPYQLDARRCISYLTIEHKGPVDPELRPMLGNRIYGCDDCLAACPWNKFAQAATELRYHGPHGGPALAELAQLDDAGFRERFSGSPIKRIGRDRMVRNVLYAIGNSGLAHLRPVADGLLNDPDPAVADAARWTCERLP, from the coding sequence ATGCCCTGCTCGACTTCTAGGCCGACCGACCCGGCCGAGATCCGTTCCCGGCTCGAGGGTCAGGCGCGGGCCGAGGGTTTCTCGGCCCTCGGCATTTGCGCCCCCGATGCGGTGCCCGGCTTGCCCGGACGGCTGGCGGCCTTTCTAGAGCAGGGCCGCCACGGCCAGATGGGCTGGATGGCCGAACGGACGCATTGGCGCGCCTCGCCCGCCGGCCTCTGGCCCGAGGCGCGGTCGGTCGTCATGCTGGCCGAGCTTTACACCCCCGAGCATGACCCGATGGAGGTCATCCATTACAAGGACCGCGGCGCGGTCAGCGTCTATGCCCAGGGCAAGGACTATCACGACCTGGTCAAGAAGCGGCTGAAACGGCTGGGCGGCTGGCTGGTCGGGCTGACCGGCTGCGAGATCAAGGTTTTCGTCGACACCGCCCCGGTGATGGAAAAGCCGCTGGCGCAGGCGGCGGGGCTGGGCTGGCAGGGCAAGCACACCAACCTGCTGTCGCGCGATCTGGGCAGCTGGTTCTTCCTGGGCGCGATCTTCACCACGCTGGACCTGCCCCGGGACGCGGCCGAGCGCAGCCATTGCGGCTCCTGCCGGGCCTGCCTCGACGCCTGCCCGACCGGGGCCTTTCCGGCGCCCTATCAGCTGGATGCGCGGCGCTGCATCTCCTACCTGACCATCGAGCACAAGGGGCCGGTCGACCCCGAACTGCGGCCGATGCTCGGGAACCGCATCTATGGCTGCGACGACTGCCTGGCCGCCTGTCCCTGGAACAAGTTCGCGCAAGCCGCGACCGAGCTGCGTTATCACGGCCCGCATGGCGGCCCGGCGCTGGCCGAGCTGGCGCAGCTCGACGACGCGGGCTTCCGCGAACGCTTCTCGGGTAGCCCGATCAAGCGCATCGGCCGCGATCGCATGGTCAGGAACGTGCTTTACGCCATCGGCAATTCGGGGCTTGCGCATCTGCGCCCCGTGGCCGATGGCTTGCTGAACGACCCCGACCCCGCCGTCGCCGATGCGGCACGCTGGACCTGCGAGCGCCTGCCATGA
- a CDS encoding glutathione S-transferase family protein: protein MNTSSPSSTIRLYHVALSPFCRKVRLVLAEKRIEVELVEDRFWEPGSEILRRNPAGKLPVLRMDGRLLAESQAICEYLDEVQPQPALMPHAAIERYEVRRLCAWFDDKFNAEVTRPVMTERVWKKVMRLGYPDSRTVKAGLSAIRYHLDYMKSLLEHRRWLAGDVMTLADFAAAAHLSCLDYISDVDWTHSAEVQEWYAKIKSRPAFRSLLADHLPGVHPAPHYALLDF from the coding sequence ATGAATACTTCCTCGCCCAGTTCCACCATCCGCCTTTACCACGTCGCCCTGTCGCCGTTCTGCCGCAAGGTCCGGCTGGTGCTGGCCGAAAAGCGGATCGAGGTCGAGCTGGTCGAGGACCGCTTCTGGGAGCCGGGGTCCGAGATCCTGCGCCGCAACCCGGCGGGCAAGCTGCCGGTGCTGCGCATGGACGGGCGGCTGCTGGCGGAAAGCCAGGCGATCTGCGAATACCTGGACGAGGTGCAGCCGCAGCCGGCGCTGATGCCCCATGCCGCCATCGAGCGCTACGAGGTCCGCCGGCTCTGCGCCTGGTTCGACGACAAGTTCAACGCCGAGGTGACCCGGCCGGTGATGACCGAACGGGTCTGGAAGAAGGTGATGCGGCTGGGCTACCCGGATTCGCGCACCGTCAAGGCCGGGCTGTCGGCGATCCGTTATCATCTCGACTACATGAAAAGCCTGCTGGAACATCGCCGCTGGCTGGCGGGCGACGTGATGACGCTGGCCGATTTCGCCGCCGCGGCGCATCTGTCCTGCCTCGACTACATCTCGGACGTGGACTGGACCCATTCGGCCGAGGTGCAGGAATGGTATGCCAAGATCAAGTCGCGGCCCGCCTTCCGCAGCCTGCTGGCCGACCACCTGCCTGGGGTGCACCCGGCGCCGCATTATGCCCTGCTCGACTTCTAG